The genomic DNA AACGGTGGTGGACCAAGTCGGCGAAAGGGGGGTTCCCCGACGCCCAGTACCACCTCGGGTTCATGTACCACCAGAGTTTGCGCGGCGGCCGCAACCCCGAGCTTATCGCGCGGCTGTGGTCGCTTGCGGCGGCGCAGGGGCAGGGCGACGCCATGTACGGGATGGGCTTCATGTACCGAGCCGGTGACGGTGTGCCCAAAGACGAGAAAAAATCCCTGAAGATGTTTACGGATGCGGCGGACCTCGGGCATCCGGGCGCGGCTTACGAGGCCGGGCTTATGTACAAGTACGGCAGAACCGGCGCGGCCAAGGATCTTGCCAAAGCCAGGGTGTATCTTAAAAAAGCGGCGGATGCCGGTGTTCCCCAGGCCCGGCAGGAACTTGCCGGGATAAAATGATGTTTTGATGCGGGGCTGCGGTTAGATGTGCCGTGGTGGTTTGGAGTTTTTGTGATTGATATCTTGAATATGACCCATCCCGAACTGGTTTCCTTTATCCGGGATGAGCTTGGCGAACCCGCCTTTCGCGCGGATCAGGTGTGGCAGTGGCTGTGGCAGAAAGGCGCGTCGTCGTTTTCCGCCATGACCAACGTTTCCAAGACGACACGGGCTGTTTTGGCCGAGCGGTGCGTTATCCGCGTTCCCGAAATAGTGGCGGAGGAAAAGAGCGCGGACGGCACGGTGAAGTTCCTGCTGCGCCTTGCGGACGGCGAATGCGTGGAGACCGTGCTTATCCCCAGTGAGTCGCGGGAGGGCATCCCCCGCATGACGCAATGCATCTCCTGCCAGGTGGGGTGCGCCATGGCCTGCACCTTCTGCGCCACGGGGCAGATGGGGATTATCCGCAACATGACCATGGGGGAGATTCTCGGCCAGGTGCTCGTCGCCCGGCGGTATCTTGGTGACACCGTGGAAAACCCTCGCCTGCGCAACATCGTGTTCATGGGCATGGGTGAGCCCTTGCTCAATTTCAAAGAAGTCATGCGCAGCCTGGAAGTCATGAACCACGAAATGGGGTTCAATTTTTCGCCGCGCCGCATCACCGTTTCCACCTGCGGGCTGCAAAAAGGGCTGCTGGAACTTGGGGAGAGCGGGCTGGCGTACCTTGCCGTGTCGCTGCACGCGCCGACCCAGGAACTGCGCGCGAAAATCATGCCCAAAGCCGCGCACTGGCCGCTGGAGGATCTGGTAGCCACCTTGGCGGCCTATCCCTTGAAGACGCGCGAGCGGCTGACGTTTGAGTATCTGCTGCTGGGCGGCGTGAACGACCAGCCGGAGCACGCCCGCGCCCTTGCCAAGCTTATGGGAAAAGTCAAAGCCAAATTGAACCTGATCGTGTATAATCCTGTTCCGGGCGCGCCGTATGCCGCGCCCGCCCAAAAGGACGTGGACGCGTTTCAGGATATCCTGCACGCCAAGCACATCACCGCGATTATCCGGAAAAGCAAGGGGCAGGACATCAAGGCGGCTTGCGGGCAGCTGCGGGCCGCGGCACAGTCAAAAAGGGAGGAGCGGGATGAGTGACCCTTCGATGATGTGGCAATGCCAGATGACGAATTGCGGTTTTATTTACGACCCGGACAGGGGGGACAGGAAAGGAAAAGTCCCCAAGGGCGTGCCGTTTGAGGACCTTCCTGAGTCCTGGCGCTGCCCCGTGTGCGGGGCGACGAAAAAGTCCTTTGTCTGCCTGGGAGACCCGGAAAAGAAATAACCGGCGCGCGCCGGGAGTATGCGAAAACAGCATAAAAGAAGGGAGCCGTCAGGCTCCCTTCTTTCGTATCTGGTTAGCTGTCCAGGTTTATCAGCAGGGGATCGTCTTCCAGTTCCTCCAGGAACTTGTCGGGACGTTCCTTCTGCTCCGGAACCAGGATGTCGG from uncultured delta proteobacterium includes the following:
- the rd gene encoding Rubredoxin-2, encoding MSDPSMMWQCQMTNCGFIYDPDRGDRKGKVPKGVPFEDLPESWRCPVCGATKKSFVCLGDPEKK
- the rlmN gene encoding Dual-specificity RNA methyltransferase RlmN: MIDILNMTHPELVSFIRDELGEPAFRADQVWQWLWQKGASSFSAMTNVSKTTRAVLAERCVIRVPEIVAEEKSADGTVKFLLRLADGECVETVLIPSESREGIPRMTQCISCQVGCAMACTFCATGQMGIIRNMTMGEILGQVLVARRYLGDTVENPRLRNIVFMGMGEPLLNFKEVMRSLEVMNHEMGFNFSPRRITVSTCGLQKGLLELGESGLAYLAVSLHAPTQELRAKIMPKAAHWPLEDLVATLAAYPLKTRERLTFEYLLLGGVNDQPEHARALAKLMGKVKAKLNLIVYNPVPGAPYAAPAQKDVDAFQDILHAKHITAIIRKSKGQDIKAACGQLRAAAQSKREERDE
- a CDS encoding exported hypothetical protein (Evidence 5 : No homology to any previously reported sequences), encoding MARGVRILVCVGLFLGLAVCPSGSFAADKAAPGKPAPVKAAQKTSPPAGVKGGAPAQPNPAAMFPAVTLPPASPEEIAKLREAAAVYEKKDYTKAIAILTPMADAGSARAAFSLGLMAMRGHGMPMSTEVAERWWTKSAKGGFPDAQYHLGFMYHQSLRGGRNPELIARLWSLAAAQGQGDAMYGMGFMYRAGDGVPKDEKKSLKMFTDAADLGHPGAAYEAGLMYKYGRTGAAKDLAKARVYLKKAADAGVPQARQELAGIK